One genomic region from Chthonomonas calidirosea T49 encodes:
- a CDS encoding protein jag: MSNPIDSETLSEQQRIALQLMNEICDRLPHDVRPVGREMQGCYFYVELVGEDAQRYWGHAGKSLDALQFIANNILVRRVHGELRLVLDADGYRERRAAALRARALELAQEVKAMNQEAELEPLPPHERRIIHKALADDPDVRTYSEGEEPDRRIIISPRE, from the coding sequence ATGAGCAACCCTATAGATAGCGAAACTCTGAGCGAACAGCAGCGGATCGCCCTACAGCTCATGAACGAGATATGCGATCGGCTGCCGCATGATGTGCGTCCGGTGGGACGTGAGATGCAAGGGTGTTACTTTTATGTGGAGCTTGTAGGTGAGGATGCCCAACGATATTGGGGGCATGCGGGAAAATCGCTGGACGCGCTTCAGTTTATAGCCAATAACATTCTCGTCCGCCGCGTTCACGGTGAGCTACGGCTCGTGCTCGATGCGGATGGCTATCGGGAACGGCGGGCAGCCGCGTTGCGCGCTCGCGCGCTGGAGCTGGCCCAAGAGGTGAAAGCGATGAATCAGGAGGCGGAGCTGGAGCCGCTTCCTCCTCACGAACGCCGTATTATCCATAAAGCGCTTGCCGATGACCCCGATGTGCGTACCTATAGCGAAGGCGAGGAGCCAGACCGGCGCATCATCATCTCACCCCGCGAGTAG
- a CDS encoding YidC/Oxa1 family membrane protein insertase encodes MKVTQRFLVFSVILIVLGALLTGCNRGPQGLPPYTLEHARQLEATDPDAAVGTFMAVKNQNASRDPELAAEALWELAQFTSNPNYYGTPAQIHAADPEHLTPEALHELDAKHAQGDLLARQALIELKRSFANTKVAQNPQVDQLLKVVDERIDRRNSHSLGYKFIDALVAITGRNPDFSYWFALVLLAIIVRALTFPLMLRIYANQREMQRMQPIIREIQARYKDEPQVMFRKVQEAYKEHGVNQFASCLPMLIQYPLLILMFEWIRAYEIHFANGHFLWIGSHLADRFPGIVAHNLAEMDVPLLLIYAASMYLSIKLTPVSDPQMAQQQQTSSLIMTFIMIYFFYQEGWSSAFLLYWLVLNLISAAQQYYYIYRPTKLAQATAGNGAVTLKVTWENGKGGERDGQSSPVSSTSASPSASSSPSRSSSARPAPRPRRKKR; translated from the coding sequence TTGAAAGTTACACAGCGTTTCTTGGTGTTTAGTGTTATTCTCATCGTTCTCGGTGCCCTACTGACAGGGTGCAACCGAGGCCCTCAAGGCTTACCCCCTTATACTTTAGAACATGCGCGCCAACTTGAAGCCACCGATCCGGATGCCGCTGTAGGCACCTTTATGGCCGTGAAGAACCAGAATGCGAGCCGTGATCCGGAGCTGGCTGCCGAGGCGCTTTGGGAGCTAGCGCAGTTTACCTCCAACCCGAACTATTATGGTACTCCGGCTCAAATTCATGCCGCTGACCCTGAGCACCTAACCCCTGAAGCCCTTCATGAGCTAGATGCAAAGCATGCCCAAGGTGACCTGCTAGCACGGCAAGCGCTTATTGAGCTAAAGCGCTCTTTCGCCAACACGAAAGTCGCTCAAAACCCGCAAGTAGACCAGTTATTGAAGGTTGTTGACGAGCGCATAGATCGGCGTAACTCGCACAGTCTAGGCTATAAGTTCATAGATGCTCTGGTCGCGATAACGGGTCGAAACCCTGACTTCAGCTACTGGTTCGCTCTTGTTTTGTTGGCCATCATTGTGCGAGCGCTTACATTTCCGCTCATGCTGCGTATCTACGCCAATCAGCGCGAGATGCAACGCATGCAGCCCATCATTCGTGAGATACAGGCGCGCTATAAAGACGAACCGCAGGTGATGTTCCGTAAGGTGCAGGAGGCCTACAAGGAGCATGGCGTAAACCAGTTTGCCTCGTGTCTTCCCATGCTCATCCAGTATCCACTCCTGATCCTCATGTTTGAATGGATTCGTGCCTATGAGATTCATTTTGCGAACGGGCATTTCTTATGGATTGGCAGCCATTTGGCCGACCGGTTTCCCGGCATCGTAGCCCATAATCTTGCGGAGATGGATGTGCCGCTGCTGCTGATCTATGCGGCAAGCATGTATCTCTCTATTAAGCTCACCCCCGTAAGCGATCCGCAGATGGCTCAGCAACAGCAGACAAGCTCGCTTATCATGACCTTTATCATGATCTACTTTTTCTATCAGGAGGGATGGTCTTCTGCGTTCTTGCTCTACTGGCTAGTACTAAACCTGATCTCTGCGGCCCAACAGTACTACTACATCTACCGCCCCACGAAGTTGGCGCAGGCTACCGCGGGAAACGGGGCCGTTACGTTGAAAGTGACGTGGGAGAACGGAAAAGGGGGCGAGCGCGATGGCCAATCTTCCCCTGTATCGTCAACCAGCGCATCTCCATCCGCCAGTTCCTCACCATCGCGTTCGTCAAGCGCACGACCTGCTCCGCGTCCACGTCGTAAGAAGAGATAG
- the yidD gene encoding membrane protein insertion efficiency factor YidD, translated as MRKGLIGLVRMYQATRPYRPRVCRYYPSCSEYMIQAIEKYGVYTGVALGLRRIVRCNPLSIGGYDPVP; from the coding sequence ATTCGCAAAGGACTGATCGGTTTGGTCCGGATGTACCAAGCGACGCGGCCCTACCGTCCAAGAGTATGCCGCTACTACCCCTCCTGTTCTGAATATATGATCCAGGCCATCGAAAAATACGGGGTTTACACGGGTGTGGCTTTAGGGCTACGACGGATTGTGCGGTGCAACCCTCTTTCGATAGGAGGGTACGATCCGGTACCGTGA
- the rnpA gene encoding ribonuclease P protein component — protein MLPRPLRLRARKDFQAVYREGRSLVNRDVVLYLRKRNGDDASNPSHPRIGFVVSKKVGKAVIRNRLRRRLREAVRLQVKRLKQEPYDLVFVARSSLLKRAWPDVLTAVSAVLQQAGILDEAGGENSSSGGEGAGG, from the coding sequence ATGTTGCCGCGTCCGTTGCGCCTGCGTGCTCGTAAAGATTTTCAGGCTGTCTATCGGGAGGGGCGTTCGTTGGTAAACCGAGATGTGGTGCTTTATCTGCGAAAACGGAATGGAGACGACGCTTCAAACCCATCGCATCCGCGCATTGGGTTTGTGGTAAGCAAGAAAGTCGGAAAGGCTGTGATACGCAACCGATTGCGTCGGCGCTTGCGTGAGGCCGTTCGGCTACAGGTAAAAAGACTGAAACAGGAGCCCTATGATCTTGTTTTCGTGGCGAGGTCGTCTCTGTTAAAGCGTGCATGGCCGGATGTGTTGACTGCAGTGAGTGCGGTTTTACAGCAGGCAGGTATTCTAGATGAGGCTGGAGGGGAGAACAGTAGCAGTGGAGGAGAGGGAGCAGGGGGCTAG
- the rpmH gene encoding 50S ribosomal protein L34, producing MKRTYQPHNRRHKRVHGFRSRMRTHDGRNVLRRRRQKGRHLLVH from the coding sequence ATGAAGCGAACATATCAGCCCCATAACAGGCGGCACAAGCGTGTGCACGGCTTTCGCAGTCGTATGCGCACGCATGATGGACGGAATGTGCTGCGTCGGCGTCGGCAGAAGGGTCGCCATCTACTTGTTCACTAA
- a CDS encoding polyprenol monophosphomannose synthase, which yields MKRVVVVIPTYNEAENIALVVHQVYAALPGTHLWVVDDGSPDGTAEIAEGLRSQHDGLCVYRREGPRGLGRAYREAFSRLLQEGCYEYIVQMDADLSHDPRYLPNLIEAAEGADVVLGSRYVKGGGVRDWPFHRVLLSRWANFYVHLITGVPVRDATSGFRCWRASALQRLNLEEVVSEGYAFAVEMVFRAYRAGLRIVEVPIVFTDRRHGRSKMTRQVIWESVQMPWRLRFQYSNSSKHPFRKRL from the coding sequence TTGAAGCGGGTTGTAGTCGTTATACCAACCTATAATGAGGCGGAGAACATCGCACTAGTAGTTCATCAGGTATATGCGGCATTGCCTGGAACGCACCTGTGGGTTGTGGATGATGGATCGCCCGACGGTACTGCCGAGATAGCAGAAGGACTACGTTCTCAGCATGATGGGCTTTGTGTCTATCGGCGGGAGGGGCCGCGCGGATTAGGGCGTGCCTACCGTGAAGCTTTTTCGCGCCTTTTACAGGAGGGGTGTTATGAATACATTGTTCAGATGGATGCCGACCTCTCGCATGATCCACGCTACCTGCCTAATCTGATAGAAGCGGCTGAGGGGGCGGATGTTGTTTTAGGCTCGCGTTATGTAAAAGGGGGCGGTGTACGCGATTGGCCGTTTCATCGTGTATTGTTAAGTCGGTGGGCTAACTTTTATGTCCATCTTATCACCGGCGTTCCGGTAAGAGATGCCACCTCGGGCTTTCGCTGTTGGCGCGCCTCGGCCCTGCAGCGCCTGAATCTGGAGGAGGTGGTTTCGGAGGGCTATGCTTTTGCCGTCGAAATGGTTTTTCGGGCTTACCGTGCAGGCTTGCGTATTGTGGAGGTGCCGATCGTTTTTACCGATAGGCGCCATGGGCGCTCAAAGATGACGCGGCAGGTTATTTGGGAGTCGGTGCAGATGCCATGGCGCTTGCGATTTCAGTATAGTAATAGTAGCAAACATCCCTTCCGAAAAAGGCTCTGA
- a CDS encoding NAD(P)H-dependent glycerol-3-phosphate dehydrogenase: MASLVDRGVAQRRLAILGAGSWGTALALILADNAHRVCLWARNPEHAEALRRERENRRYLPGFPLPLNIEITSCLEEALTETEGVIFAVPSDAVRSVAESIRPLLPPSAFVLSATKGLEEGTGFRMSQVLMEVIPQVEKRLAVLSGPNLAVEMARGVPTATVVAAFYEETARHIQQVFAQQAVPTFRVYTSADVVGVELGGAVKNAIAIGIGVCDALGYGDNARAAFMTRGLMETIRLGRAQGAKAETFSGLSGVGDLIATAHSRLSRNYRVGYGIGQGKALEEVLREIGQVAEGVPTTRVLCDLARRYGVEMPLSQALHRLLFEGFSPEEIIRNLMLRPLKSEGASCGLETC, from the coding sequence TTGGCTTCCCTAGTCGATCGAGGGGTTGCCCAGAGACGTCTGGCTATATTGGGAGCCGGGAGCTGGGGAACGGCATTAGCTCTTATTTTGGCCGACAACGCCCATCGCGTTTGCCTTTGGGCGCGAAACCCGGAGCATGCGGAGGCGTTACGACGCGAGCGAGAGAACCGGCGCTATCTTCCTGGTTTTCCCCTACCTTTAAATATCGAGATTACCTCATGCCTTGAGGAAGCTCTGACGGAAACCGAGGGAGTCATTTTTGCGGTTCCAAGCGATGCGGTGCGCTCGGTGGCCGAATCCATTCGGCCTTTACTGCCGCCGAGCGCCTTTGTGCTTTCTGCTACCAAGGGGCTGGAGGAGGGGACGGGCTTTCGAATGAGTCAAGTTCTCATGGAGGTGATTCCTCAGGTAGAGAAGCGGTTGGCAGTGTTGTCCGGCCCCAATTTAGCTGTCGAGATGGCACGAGGGGTGCCGACAGCCACCGTGGTGGCCGCCTTTTATGAGGAAACCGCTCGTCACATTCAGCAGGTTTTCGCACAACAAGCTGTGCCCACTTTTCGCGTTTATACCAGCGCAGATGTGGTTGGAGTAGAGCTGGGGGGAGCTGTAAAAAATGCAATCGCCATCGGCATAGGGGTTTGCGATGCCCTTGGTTATGGAGATAATGCGCGGGCTGCTTTTATGACGCGTGGATTGATGGAGACGATCCGACTCGGTAGGGCGCAGGGAGCCAAAGCGGAGACCTTTTCCGGTCTTTCCGGAGTGGGAGATCTTATCGCCACGGCCCATAGCCGCCTGTCGCGTAACTACCGTGTGGGATATGGAATCGGGCAAGGGAAAGCACTTGAAGAGGTTCTACGTGAGATCGGGCAAGTGGCCGAAGGGGTGCCGACGACGCGCGTCTTATGCGACCTGGCGCGACGTTATGGGGTGGAGATGCCTTTGAGCCAGGCTTTACACCGCCTACTTTTTGAGGGGTTTTCCCCTGAAGAGATCATCCGCAACCTCATGCTAAGGCCTCTAAAGAGCGAGGGCGCATCGTGTGGCCTCGAAACGTGCTGA
- a CDS encoding sulfatase: MNIIIICLDSLRQDHVSFYHQGKPAFEGIPACRTPNIDAFAQQCVAFENAYPCGLPTIPIRMELMTGQFSLPYRPWQPLAPTDIPMAEILRKEGYVCGLISDTYHYRAPGMNYHRGFNAYHWIRGQEYDPYNSAPTRRNVTSYVNENYPPQWRQLVAQFLANTDDFTQETDWFPAKVVEQACDWLKKNRCHEKIFCWIDSFDPHEPWDPPKRFDTYTDPSYKGPRLIMPMGGQAAAWATEEQIAYIRGLYAGEVSFVDHCLEPLFTCLAENGYFDDSIIVLLADHGHPLADHGKFLKGADRLYSELLKVPFLVRLPNGAPRRTKALVQFPDLLPTLLELIGLKNDAASMHGRSFAPVLLGQEEKHREAVIAGYHAGVDRCIRDGIWSYIQRPEGETDELYNLLEDPRETRNLIDVYPQEAVRLASYFGNYWRRRATHIVKGIQGEYEVASGPVI, translated from the coding sequence ATGAACATCATTATCATCTGTCTGGATTCGCTTCGTCAGGATCATGTCAGTTTCTATCATCAAGGCAAACCAGCTTTTGAGGGGATCCCAGCCTGTCGAACGCCCAACATAGATGCTTTCGCCCAGCAGTGCGTGGCGTTTGAAAACGCCTATCCCTGCGGTCTACCCACCATCCCCATACGGATGGAGCTGATGACCGGCCAGTTCTCCTTGCCCTATCGTCCGTGGCAACCGCTTGCGCCAACCGATATTCCCATGGCGGAGATTTTGCGAAAAGAAGGATATGTTTGCGGTCTTATCTCAGACACCTATCACTATCGCGCTCCTGGAATGAACTATCACCGCGGCTTTAACGCCTACCATTGGATTCGGGGACAAGAGTATGACCCTTACAACTCCGCCCCCACGCGGCGTAATGTTACGAGCTATGTGAATGAAAACTACCCCCCTCAGTGGCGTCAGTTAGTGGCACAGTTTCTGGCGAATACCGACGATTTTACTCAAGAGACCGACTGGTTTCCGGCCAAAGTTGTGGAGCAAGCCTGCGATTGGTTAAAGAAAAACCGGTGTCATGAAAAAATTTTCTGTTGGATCGACTCTTTTGATCCCCATGAGCCTTGGGATCCGCCAAAACGCTTTGATACCTACACCGATCCCTCTTACAAAGGCCCACGGCTTATTATGCCGATGGGCGGGCAGGCTGCCGCGTGGGCTACAGAAGAGCAGATAGCCTATATCCGCGGGCTTTACGCCGGCGAGGTAAGCTTTGTAGATCACTGCCTTGAGCCGTTATTTACGTGCCTAGCTGAGAACGGCTATTTCGACGATTCGATCATCGTGCTGCTGGCCGACCATGGTCATCCGTTGGCCGATCACGGAAAGTTCTTAAAAGGGGCCGATAGGCTCTACTCGGAGCTACTTAAAGTTCCTTTTCTGGTGCGTCTGCCAAACGGCGCACCGCGTAGAACCAAAGCGTTGGTACAGTTCCCCGATCTTCTGCCGACGCTGCTTGAGTTGATAGGATTAAAGAACGATGCGGCCTCGATGCATGGGAGGTCGTTTGCTCCCGTTCTCTTGGGGCAGGAGGAGAAGCATCGGGAGGCAGTGATTGCTGGCTACCATGCAGGGGTCGATCGCTGCATTCGTGATGGCATTTGGAGTTATATCCAGAGGCCTGAAGGTGAGACCGATGAGCTGTATAACCTTCTAGAGGATCCGCGTGAAACCCGCAATCTCATAGATGTCTATCCACAAGAGGCGGTGCGTTTGGCATCCTATTTCGGCAACTATTGGCGTCGTAGGGCTACACATATCGTAAAGGGCATTCAGGGCGAGTATGAGGTGGCTAGCGGGCCAGTGATCTGA